DNA from Hwangdonia lutea:
ATAGGCTCACCATTAAACGCGCCGTATCGAATTTAAAAACCCCATATTTAATAATTCATGGTGATAACGACACCAGTGTTTTTTTAGAGGAAGCAAAACTACTTAATCGTTGGAACCCGAACAGTCAGCTAGAAATTATTGAAGGTGCCAATCATGTTTTTGGAGCACAGCATCCTTGGGAAAAAACTACGTTACCCAATCAATTAAAACAGGTTATCACTAAGGTTATGGCTTTCTTATCACATCAAAAATAAATATTGATTTTAAAGATTTTACTTATTCAATAACACTGAAACTTTTCTTTAAAGACGTTGTAGAATCGCCTCCCACCCAAACATTAAATTTACCGGGTTCTACTTCCCACTTGTTATTTGCCGTGTAAAATTGAAGCATTTTAGCGTTTATAGTAAAATTAATGGTTTTGGTTTCCCCTCCTTTTAGCATTACCTTTTCGAAACCTTTTAACTCTTTTACAGGTCTTACAAAGCTCCCAACCAAATCTCGAATATAAAGTTGCACAACTTCTTCCCCCGCTCTGTTGCCGGTATTGGTCACATTTACTGATGCTTTTATGTCGTCGCTAGCTTTAATTTCGGTTTTATCCAATTGTAAATTATCATAACTAAAGGTTGTATAACTCAAGCCAAAACCGAAGGGATACAATGCCTTTTTGGGCGCATCTCTGTAGCCGGAGAACGTAACGTGTTTATTGCTATACGGTCGTCCAGTGTTTTTTTGGTTGTAATATAAAGGCTCTTGACCAACGTTGTGCGGAAAAGATACCGGTAATTTTCCCGAGGGATTATAATCCCCAAAAACAACATCGGCAATGGCATTACCAGATTCCGATCCTAAATGCCAGCACTCTAAAATGCTTGGTGCAATTTCAGAGGCACGACTTAAATCCATGGGCCTGCCATTCATTAAAACAATTACAATGTTTTTATTCACTTTATAAACCGCTTCCAGCAATTCATTTTGAAGCCCTAAAAAACCGATATTGGTTTGACTGCGCCCTTCGCCTGTTTGATACGCATTTTCACCAATTGCCAATAAAACAACATCAGATTTTTTAGCAGCTTCAACGGCTTTTGTAATTCCCGAGTCATCTGTGGTGTTAAATTTTAAAGGTAATAAGAACTGATTTGCTCCAGGCTCTATAGTTGGAATGGTTAAATCGACACCTTTTGCATAATGTATTTTGGTGTTTTCTCCAACAGCGTTTTTAATACCTTCCAATAATGAAACTGCCGAATTATATTCCCCTTTGGCCCGCCAGTTTCCTAACGGTGAATCTTTATCATCTGCCAAGGGACCAATAACGGCAATACTTCTAATTTGTTTAGACAGTGGCAGCACGTTGTTTTCATTTTTAAGCAATACAATAGATTTTTTTGCAACATCGCGTGCTATGGCTAAGTTTTCTTTAGAGTACACATTATCTTTTTCGCGTTGCTCGTTGCAGTATTTGTAAGGATCATCAAAAAGTCCCAATTCAAATTTCAACCTTAAAACCCGTTTTACCGCATCATCAATTTGGTTGATGGAAATCTTATTTTCGCTAAGTAAAGTTTCCAAATGTGCTTCGTAAGCATAGGATTCCATATCCATATCGCTTCCTGCATTTAAAGCTATTTCGGCAGCATGTTTTTTGTCTTCAGCATAACCATGTGCCCGCATTTCGCCAATGGAACCCCAATCTGAAACCACCAATCCATTCCAGTTCCATGCACCTTTCAAAATATCGCGTTGTAGAATTTTATGCCCTGTGGCAGGAATGCCATCAATATCGTTAAAAGCATTCATAAATGTTGCCGCACCTGCTTCGGCCGCTGCCTTAAAAGGTGGTAAAATGGTGTTGTGCAGCTCGTTTGCCCCAACATTAACGGTGTTGTAATCCCGACCAGCCTCTCCAAAGCCATAGCCTGCAAAGTGTTTAGCGCAAGCTGCAATGGTGTAAATATCAGATAAGTCGTCTCCTTGAAATCCTTCAATACGCGCCACGCCAACAACGGCATTTAAGTAAGGGTCTTCGCCAGCACCTTCCATAACGCGTCCCCAACGGGCATCTCTAGATACATCAATCATGGGCGCGAAGGTCCAATTTAAGCCCGAAGCAGCACTTTCTTTGGCTGCAATGGCGGCTGATTGTTTCATAATACCTAAATCCCAACTAGCCGTTTCACCCAACGGAATGGGAAATATGGTTTTATACCCGTGAATAACATCATAAGCAAAAATTAAAGGGATTTTAAGCCTTGAATGCTCCATAACAATTTTTTGGGTTTCCCGAATACTCGCCACAGACGTTATATTTAACATCGAACCCACCTCACCTTTTTTAAGCTTCTCAAATTTATGCTGATCGCCTTTTGTTGATGACGGTCCGGTAGCGTTCCATTTTCCACTGTATTGCACTAATTGCCCGATTTTTTCGTTTATCTGCATTAATGCCAAAACAGAATCTACCTTTTTTTCAATACTTTCATTTAAAGTTGAATGTTGGGGTTTAGTCGTTTCGTTTATACAGCTAAATACGGTAATAATTAGACTCGAAATAATGATGAATTTTAAAGGAAGAATTGATATTTTCATGTTTTAATGCTGTTCTATTTTAAGGTTAATTCAATAAACACCGGAAAATGATCGGATGGATATTTTAAATCTATGGAGCTTGATAAAACGCCGTATTTTTCGACTCCAATTTTTGAAGATTTTGATAACATGATGTAATCTATTCTTCGCTTAACAGGCTCGTTAAACTTGAAACCGTTGAATGTTCCGTTTGATCCAAAAACAAGTTTTGCTTTATCTTTTGAATCGTCTAGGGTTTGTTTAAGATTTGTGATGAGCTCACTTTGCGGCTCTACATTAAAATCGCCCATCATAACTACCGGAAAATCACTGGTGTTTAAAGCCTTTATTTTTTTAAGAATAAGTTGCATGCCTTGTAACTGTGCTTCCCTTCCAACGTGGTCTAAATGCGTATTGAACACCCAAATTTTTTGATTATTTTCGAGTAAAGTAAAAAGTCCGTAAGTACAAATTCTTGGATAGGCAGCATCCCAACCCATTGAGATTTGATTGGGCGTTTCAGATAACCAAAAGGTGTTTTCTTCTTCTACTTTTAGTTCTTTTGAATTGTAAAATATCGCTGAAAACTCGCCTTTATTATCGCCATCGCGACCAATGCCGATTGTTTTATAATCTATTAAGGCTTCTTTTAAATCTGCCATTTGATTGGGTCGCGCTTCCTGAACACCCAGAATATCCGGGCTGTAAAACAGTACTTGCGAGCTTAAAAAATCTTTTCTGTTTGCCCAGGCGTTCTCGTCATCGGAAGCTATGTCCAAACGGATGTTGTAAGTCATCACATTTAGGCTTTGGTTTGCTTGTTTTTTTTCGTTTTTACAACTAGAAAAACCGATAAACAAAATTAATATCAGGTGTGTTAAATGCTTCATTTTTTATTCTTCCTTTTGTTGAAAAACCCTAACATAATCGACTACCATTTGCTGCGGAAAAACAGAATCATCAATTCCTTTTTGTCCACCAAGCATGCCACCAACAGACACATTCATTATCAAATAAAATTCTTGATCAAAGGGCCATTCGGCTATGGTTTTATGTTCATTTTTTATATGATTGTAAACGGTATCATTTAAAATAAAGTCCATTTTTTCATGAGTCCATTCTACTGCAAATACATGAAACGTCTCATAAGGTTTATCAATAAAAATCTTTTTTCCTCTCTCTGTACCTTTCATGTGATTAAAGGCTTTTGTGTGTATGGTTCCAAAAATAGAATCTGGGTTAAAACCAACATGTTCCATAATATCTATCTCGCCACATTCCGGCCAGCCAACTTCTTTTCTATTTTCGCCCAACATCCAAATGGCAGGCCACAATCCAACACCTCGAGGCAACTTCGCTCTTACTTCTATGCGCCCATATTTCCATGAGGCTAAACCATCGGTTTTTAATCTTGCCGATGTGTATTGCGCGGTGTCAATTTCAGCAATATATTGCACCCAACTTTTGTTTTTAAACTCGTCGCTTTTGTATTTTGCGTTCGCTATTTTTTCTTTATGAGCTTCAATTATTAGCGTACCATTTTCAACTCTCGCATTTTTTAAGCTATCGGTGTAATATTGCTTTTCGCGGTTGCTTAAAAAACCGTAATCGTAAGCCCATTTGGTAGAATCTGGTTTTCCTTTGTAATTAAATTCGTCGCTCCAAACCAATTTATAACCTCTTTTTGTTGGGCTTTTTTCGCTTCTTTTAAAAACAAGTTCTGGTTCATCTGTAGTGATGTAATCAAAATCGTTAGCTAAAAA
Protein-coding regions in this window:
- a CDS encoding glycerophosphodiester phosphodiesterase family protein translates to MFFLFLIASFYGCQTSSPKTITFADNVVVAHRGAWKQKNLPQNSIAALKHAINLGCTGSEFDVRMTSDNVLIVTHDADYHDLLIEESTYAQLSKFKLSNGETLPTLRDYIIAGMQNNNATGLVCEIKPSKTEGRNALMAENVLKLVKELKAENYILSYISFSYAILQRIKELDAHAKTQYLDGSKAPKRLKEDGITGLDYLVYKYKRRPEWIASAKEKGLILNAWTVNSTEDIDWFLANDFDYITTDEPELVFKRSEKSPTKRGYKLVWSDEFNYKGKPDSTKWAYDYGFLSNREKQYYTDSLKNARVENGTLIIEAHKEKIANAKYKSDEFKNKSWVQYIAEIDTAQYTSARLKTDGLASWKYGRIEVRAKLPRGVGLWPAIWMLGENRKEVGWPECGEIDIMEHVGFNPDSIFGTIHTKAFNHMKGTERGKKIFIDKPYETFHVFAVEWTHEKMDFILNDTVYNHIKNEHKTIAEWPFDQEFYLIMNVSVGGMLGGQKGIDDSVFPQQMVVDYVRVFQQKEE
- the bglX gene encoding beta-glucosidase BglX, yielding MKISILPLKFIIISSLIITVFSCINETTKPQHSTLNESIEKKVDSVLALMQINEKIGQLVQYSGKWNATGPSSTKGDQHKFEKLKKGEVGSMLNITSVASIRETQKIVMEHSRLKIPLIFAYDVIHGYKTIFPIPLGETASWDLGIMKQSAAIAAKESAASGLNWTFAPMIDVSRDARWGRVMEGAGEDPYLNAVVGVARIEGFQGDDLSDIYTIAACAKHFAGYGFGEAGRDYNTVNVGANELHNTILPPFKAAAEAGAATFMNAFNDIDGIPATGHKILQRDILKGAWNWNGLVVSDWGSIGEMRAHGYAEDKKHAAEIALNAGSDMDMESYAYEAHLETLLSENKISINQIDDAVKRVLRLKFELGLFDDPYKYCNEQREKDNVYSKENLAIARDVAKKSIVLLKNENNVLPLSKQIRSIAVIGPLADDKDSPLGNWRAKGEYNSAVSLLEGIKNAVGENTKIHYAKGVDLTIPTIEPGANQFLLPLKFNTTDDSGITKAVEAAKKSDVVLLAIGENAYQTGEGRSQTNIGFLGLQNELLEAVYKVNKNIVIVLMNGRPMDLSRASEIAPSILECWHLGSESGNAIADVVFGDYNPSGKLPVSFPHNVGQEPLYYNQKNTGRPYSNKHVTFSGYRDAPKKALYPFGFGLSYTTFSYDNLQLDKTEIKASDDIKASVNVTNTGNRAGEEVVQLYIRDLVGSFVRPVKELKGFEKVMLKGGETKTINFTINAKMLQFYTANNKWEVEPGKFNVWVGGDSTTSLKKSFSVIE
- a CDS encoding endonuclease/exonuclease/phosphatase family protein; the protein is MKHLTHLILILFIGFSSCKNEKKQANQSLNVMTYNIRLDIASDDENAWANRKDFLSSQVLFYSPDILGVQEARPNQMADLKEALIDYKTIGIGRDGDNKGEFSAIFYNSKELKVEEENTFWLSETPNQISMGWDAAYPRICTYGLFTLLENNQKIWVFNTHLDHVGREAQLQGMQLILKKIKALNTSDFPVVMMGDFNVEPQSELITNLKQTLDDSKDKAKLVFGSNGTFNGFKFNEPVKRRIDYIMLSKSSKIGVEKYGVLSSSIDLKYPSDHFPVFIELTLK